The DNA region GCTCCTATCTCGTCGACCGGTCGGAGCGCGAGGCGTTCGACACCGCCGTCGGCGAACTCGAGGCCGACCTCGAGGACGTGATGATCCGGTACTCGGGGCCGTTCGCGCCGTACAGTTTCGTCGACGTCAAGATCGGGGCCCAGCGATGATGGCGATCATCGTTGACGACCTGCTCGTCCGCCCGTTCGTCGGCCTCGTCAACACGTTGCACACGATGGCGATCAACGAACTGTACGACATCGAGGCCCTCGAGAACGAGCGCAAGGAAAACCGACTCCTCTACGAACTCGGCGAACGGTCGAAAGCCGAGTACGAGGAGCGCAGAGACGAAATCGAAGCCGAACTCGAACTCGCTCGCGAGGTCCACGAGGAACTCACGAGCGGACGCGTGGAGGTCCGAACCAATGACTGACGAACCACCAGATCCCCCAG from Natronosalvus rutilus includes:
- the gvpF gene encoding gas vesicle protein GvpF, with the translated sequence MAIIVDDLLVRPFVGLVNTLHTMAINELYDIEALENERKENRLLYELGERSKAEYEERRDEIEAELELAREVHEELTSGRVEVRTND